The following are encoded in a window of Sphaerisporangium siamense genomic DNA:
- a CDS encoding tyrosine-type recombinase/integrase, which produces MRPAQLKRITVEESADRYIELILAKTVTGALSPATAEVYARDVGTFSALAGPGRVLDDLTGEDVDAVLLAFARKPDGRRSSPDGPASQSASSQSRFRRSVSAFFKHATLTGWVQVNPMTAVTVTAKERGGLRAERRALTREQAQGLVGAARSLTSAEPEGGRRDQRMEARDALIVLLLSTLGPRVSELVRANVEDFYTNDGVRYWRIFGKGGRTRDVPLPADVAEVLEVYLAGGRPATSEKALLLSWRGRRLARGDVQAVIDRVQRRVPPAQRRSVTPHGLRHTTATHLLADAVDMDAVRRVLGHRDLATLGRYRDELPGELEVAMRTHPLLRRPAAGD; this is translated from the coding sequence ATGCGGCCCGCCCAGCTGAAGCGAATCACCGTCGAAGAGTCCGCCGACCGTTATATCGAGCTGATCCTCGCCAAGACCGTCACCGGCGCCCTGTCGCCCGCGACGGCCGAGGTGTACGCGCGCGACGTGGGGACGTTCTCGGCCCTGGCCGGCCCGGGGCGGGTGCTCGACGATCTGACCGGTGAGGACGTCGACGCGGTGCTGCTGGCCTTCGCCCGCAAGCCGGACGGGCGGCGTTCCTCCCCGGACGGCCCCGCCTCGCAGAGCGCCTCGTCCCAGTCGCGGTTCCGGCGTTCGGTGTCGGCGTTCTTCAAGCACGCGACGCTGACCGGGTGGGTGCAGGTCAACCCGATGACGGCCGTGACGGTGACGGCCAAGGAACGCGGCGGGCTGCGCGCCGAGCGCCGGGCGCTCACCCGGGAGCAGGCGCAGGGGCTGGTGGGCGCGGCGCGGTCGCTGACGTCCGCCGAGCCGGAGGGCGGGCGGCGTGACCAGCGCATGGAGGCCCGGGACGCGCTGATCGTCCTGCTGCTCTCCACGCTCGGCCCGCGGGTGTCGGAGCTCGTCCGCGCCAACGTCGAGGACTTCTACACCAACGACGGCGTCCGCTACTGGCGCATCTTCGGCAAGGGCGGGCGCACGCGCGACGTGCCGCTGCCCGCCGACGTGGCCGAGGTGCTGGAGGTCTACCTGGCCGGCGGGCGGCCCGCCACGTCCGAGAAGGCCCTGCTGCTGTCGTGGCGGGGCAGACGGCTGGCGCGCGGCGACGTCCAGGCGGTGATCGACCGCGTCCAGCGGCGGGTGCCGCCGGCCCAGCGGCGCTCGGTGACGCCGCACGGCCTGCGGCACACCACGGCGACCCATCTGCTGGCCGACGCGGTGGACATGGACGCGGTGCGCCGTGTCCTCGGCCACCGCGACCTGGCCACCCTGGGCCGCTACCGCGACGAGCTCCCCGGCGAGCTGGAGGTCGCGATGCGCACCCACCCCCTGCTGCGGCGCCCCGCCGCCGGCGACTGA
- a CDS encoding NADP-dependent oxidoreductase — translation MAVIVHQVARPQGWPAAEQFAYLDVPTPAPGPGQALVENLYLSVDPYMRERMDVDELGVPLEGRAIGQVVRSRDPLLAVGDLVLHRHGWRSHALVTHEEVRVLPVVPGLSLTTYLSVLGGTGLSAYVGLARIAQLRAGETVFVSAAAGGVGSAAGQIARLLGAKRVIGSTGSAAKAEYLTAELGFDVGIDYTAGDLPGRLAAAAPDGIDVYLDNVGGGHLEAAIGALRPRGRIAWCGAVGQYNSVIPPAAPRNLFDIVEKRLRLEGFLVRDHKYLQTELENFLIPYLQAGRVVAPETIVEGLPNMVDAFLSMLGGGNTGKMIVRV, via the coding sequence ATGGCTGTCATCGTGCATCAGGTGGCCAGGCCCCAGGGGTGGCCCGCCGCCGAGCAGTTCGCCTACCTCGACGTCCCCACTCCGGCACCCGGCCCGGGCCAGGCCCTGGTGGAGAACCTCTACCTCTCGGTGGACCCGTACATGCGGGAGAGGATGGACGTCGACGAGCTGGGCGTTCCCCTGGAGGGCCGTGCCATCGGCCAGGTCGTCCGGTCGCGTGACCCGCTGCTCGCGGTCGGGGACCTGGTCCTCCACCGGCACGGATGGCGTAGCCACGCGCTGGTCACGCACGAGGAGGTCCGGGTCCTGCCGGTGGTGCCGGGCCTGTCGCTCACCACCTATCTGAGCGTGCTGGGCGGCACGGGCTTGTCGGCCTACGTGGGGCTCGCGCGCATCGCCCAGCTGCGCGCGGGCGAGACGGTGTTCGTCTCCGCGGCGGCCGGCGGGGTGGGCAGCGCGGCCGGGCAGATCGCCCGGCTGCTCGGCGCCAAGCGGGTCATCGGGAGCACCGGGTCGGCCGCCAAGGCCGAGTACCTCACCGCCGAGCTGGGCTTCGACGTGGGGATCGACTACACGGCCGGCGACCTGCCCGGGCGGCTGGCGGCCGCCGCCCCCGACGGGATCGACGTGTACCTGGACAACGTGGGCGGCGGCCACCTGGAGGCCGCCATCGGCGCCCTGCGCCCCCGCGGGCGGATCGCGTGGTGCGGCGCGGTGGGACAGTACAACTCCGTGATCCCGCCGGCCGCGCCGCGCAACCTGTTCGACATCGTGGAGAAGCGACTGCGGCTGGAGGGCTTCCTCGTCCGCGACCACAAGTACCTGCAGACGGAGCTGGAGAACTTCCTGATCCCCTACCTGCAGGCCGGACGGGTCGTCGCGCCCGAGACGATCGTGGAGGGCCTGCCCAACATGGTGGACGCCTTCCTGAGCATGCTCGGCGGCGGCAACACGGGAAAGATGATCGTCAGGGTGTGA
- a CDS encoding ribosomal protein L7/L12, with amino-acid sequence MMGIGLPEILVLLVVGVVVVGLFAALTRRGGRATGPSYVSAWQDHGAPPSPGDVQGQAYALVAQGKKIQAIKLVREHTGLGLADAKAYVDALAESRPVPPAVARKVAPPPQAAVPAPPRDDLATRVRALKADGRAEQAVYLVRGETGMGRQDAEAFVAQL; translated from the coding sequence ATGATGGGGATCGGCTTGCCGGAGATCCTGGTCCTTCTGGTCGTCGGCGTCGTGGTCGTCGGGCTCTTCGCCGCCCTGACGCGCCGGGGCGGCAGGGCCACCGGACCGTCGTACGTGTCGGCCTGGCAGGACCACGGCGCACCTCCCTCTCCCGGCGACGTGCAGGGACAGGCGTACGCGCTGGTCGCGCAGGGCAAGAAGATCCAGGCGATCAAGCTGGTCCGCGAGCACACCGGCCTCGGCCTCGCGGACGCCAAGGCGTACGTCGACGCGCTGGCCGAGAGCCGTCCCGTGCCGCCCGCGGTCGCCCGCAAGGTCGCCCCGCCGCCCCAGGCCGCCGTCCCCGCGCCGCCCCGGGATGATCTGGCCACCCGGGTGCGGGCTCTGAAGGCCGACGGCCGCGCCGAGCAGGCCGTGTACCTGGTGCGCGGCGAGACCGGGATGGGCCGGCAGGACGCCGAGGCGTTCGTCGCGCAGCTCTGA
- a CDS encoding helix-turn-helix domain-containing protein, with the protein MVRIPLTGPERERGERLGSLLRQARGDRSMAEVAAAAGISAETLRKIETGRIPTPAFFTVSALAEALGISLDALATVCAEHSARHRRLAG; encoded by the coding sequence ATGGTGCGCATCCCGCTGACCGGACCCGAACGCGAGCGCGGCGAACGGCTCGGCTCCCTGCTACGCCAAGCGCGTGGCGACCGCAGCATGGCCGAGGTCGCGGCGGCGGCCGGCATCTCCGCCGAGACGCTGCGCAAGATCGAGACCGGCCGCATCCCCACGCCGGCCTTCTTCACCGTCTCGGCCCTGGCCGAGGCGCTCGGCATCTCCCTGGACGCGCTGGCCACCGTCTGCGCCGAACACTCCGCCCGCCACCGCCGCCTGGCCGGCTGA
- a CDS encoding ArsR/SmtB family transcription factor — protein MITYRLSVDDLAQVRFARSPLLETVTSLWALRRPDRYPVHLPWIRRTRAALAGAAAADVAVLDSLLDPERGWLPDFLTPRPEEPRPGLAGELDRLRRTPPDRAARDFRAVYRSHPLPGTTDPVVIAGVLERYWDLAVAPHWRRMRAVLEADMLHRAQRIAQDGAAAVLHDLDHRVTFADGELHLYAGHALRYDVAVAGRGLWLVPALFAPQTIAPVGPDEPPTVVYRCRGIGTLWEPSLARPPKALAELIGATRAALLATLDDPMSTSELARRHGVTPSAVSQHLAVLRRNGLLSRSRVGQVVLYSRTALADRLMAQ, from the coding sequence ATGATCACCTACCGGTTGTCCGTGGACGATCTCGCCCAGGTGCGTTTCGCGCGCTCACCGCTGCTGGAGACCGTCACCAGCCTGTGGGCGCTGCGCCGGCCGGACCGGTACCCCGTGCACCTGCCCTGGATCCGGCGGACGCGCGCGGCCCTCGCGGGCGCGGCGGCGGCCGACGTCGCGGTGCTCGACAGCCTGCTCGACCCCGAACGCGGCTGGCTGCCCGACTTCCTCACCCCGCGTCCTGAGGAGCCGCGGCCCGGCCTCGCCGGCGAGCTCGACCGCCTGCGCCGCACCCCGCCGGACCGCGCCGCGCGGGACTTCCGCGCGGTCTACCGCTCCCACCCCCTGCCGGGTACCACCGACCCGGTCGTCATCGCCGGGGTCCTGGAGCGGTACTGGGACCTGGCGGTCGCGCCGCACTGGCGGCGCATGCGGGCCGTGCTGGAGGCCGACATGCTGCACCGGGCGCAGCGCATCGCCCAGGACGGCGCCGCCGCGGTGCTGCACGACCTGGACCACCGGGTCACGTTCGCCGACGGCGAGCTGCACCTGTACGCGGGCCACGCGCTGCGCTACGACGTCGCCGTCGCGGGCCGCGGCCTGTGGCTGGTGCCCGCGCTGTTCGCGCCGCAGACCATCGCTCCCGTCGGCCCGGACGAGCCGCCCACCGTCGTCTACCGGTGCAGGGGCATCGGCACGCTGTGGGAGCCGTCCCTGGCGCGCCCGCCGAAGGCCCTCGCCGAACTGATCGGCGCCACCCGCGCGGCCCTGCTGGCGACGCTGGACGACCCGATGTCGACCTCCGAGCTGGCCCGCCGCCACGGCGTCACCCCGAGCGCCGTCTCCCAGCACCTCGCCGTGCTGCGCAGGAACGGCCTGCTGTCCCGATCCCGGGTCGGCCAGGTCGTCCTCTACTCCCGCACGGCCCTCGCCGACCGGCTCATGGCCCAGTGA
- a CDS encoding tyrosine-type recombinase/integrase, translating to MRVPEAVAEFLSSLRAKKLSPHTLAGYERDLRLVARAAAGVAGVPVEDLEVRSLGGRLVRAAFADFAEPRSAASVNRAWSAWNQFLTFCVAEGMLEGNPMAAVPRPKQPAKAPKPLLGDGTASATLLERIAAGAREARDPWVERDLVVLALALVTGMRSAELLGLTVGSIGGTEGDRRVQVVGKGGKARSLPIEPPIERLIDVYLAGRLTRFGLTTLPRSAPLLVDLRNEPLRRGGLQYLVRQCYRYAGIHDRVQKGTLVHALRHEFATRLAERGASAHELMELLGHSSIVTGQAYVASTAREVRHAARGNPAYAVLEGLRPDASDPGTPGVDRPAAP from the coding sequence ATGCGTGTGCCCGAGGCCGTCGCCGAGTTCCTGTCGTCGCTGCGCGCCAAGAAGCTCTCGCCGCACACGTTGGCCGGGTACGAGCGCGACCTGCGCCTGGTGGCGCGGGCGGCGGCCGGCGTGGCGGGCGTCCCGGTGGAGGACCTGGAGGTCCGTTCGCTCGGCGGACGCCTGGTGCGTGCGGCGTTCGCCGACTTCGCCGAGCCGCGCTCGGCGGCCAGCGTCAACCGCGCCTGGAGCGCCTGGAACCAGTTCCTCACCTTCTGCGTGGCCGAGGGCATGCTGGAGGGCAACCCCATGGCGGCCGTGCCCCGCCCCAAGCAGCCCGCCAAGGCGCCCAAGCCGCTGCTCGGCGACGGGACGGCGTCGGCGACGCTGCTGGAGCGCATCGCCGCCGGCGCGCGCGAGGCGCGCGACCCCTGGGTGGAGCGCGACCTGGTCGTGCTGGCGCTGGCGCTGGTCACCGGCATGCGCTCCGCCGAACTGCTCGGCCTGACGGTCGGGTCGATCGGCGGCACGGAGGGCGACCGGCGCGTCCAGGTCGTCGGCAAGGGCGGCAAGGCGCGCTCGCTGCCCATCGAGCCGCCGATCGAGCGCCTGATCGACGTCTACCTGGCCGGCCGCCTCACCCGGTTCGGGCTCACGACGCTGCCCCGGTCGGCGCCGCTGCTGGTGGACCTGCGCAACGAGCCGCTGCGGCGCGGCGGGCTGCAGTACCTGGTGCGCCAGTGCTACCGGTACGCCGGGATCCACGACCGCGTGCAGAAGGGGACGCTGGTGCACGCGCTGCGGCACGAGTTCGCCACGCGCCTGGCCGAGCGGGGGGCCTCGGCGCACGAGCTCATGGAGCTGCTCGGCCACTCCTCGATCGTCACCGGGCAGGCGTACGTGGCCTCGACGGCGCGCGAGGTGCGCCACGCGGCGCGCGGCAACCCCGCCTACGCGGTGCTGGAGGGACTGCGCCCGGACGCCTCCGACCCCGGCACACCCGGAGTGGACCGGCCCGCGGCTCCGTAG
- the map gene encoding type I methionyl aminopeptidase, whose translation MVEIKTDAELEAMREAGRVVGRALAAVREQAVAGVRLTELDEVARTVIHEAGASAPFLNYRPSFAPTPFPAVICTSVNDVVVHGIPDGYRLRPGDLVSVDCGARLDGWTGDAAISFTVGPARPGDAELIDATERALRAGIAAATPGGRLGDIGHAVGAVADEHGYGILADYGGHGIGRHMHEDPHVPNRGRPGRGLPLRHGMTLALEPMFMAGGRDRYRTAPDGWALLTVDGSRAAHVEHTVAITDDGPRVLTLP comes from the coding sequence ATGGTGGAGATCAAGACCGATGCCGAGCTGGAGGCGATGCGCGAGGCGGGCCGGGTCGTGGGCCGCGCGCTGGCCGCGGTGCGCGAGCAGGCCGTCGCCGGAGTTCGGCTCACCGAGCTGGACGAGGTCGCCCGCACGGTGATTCATGAGGCCGGGGCGAGCGCGCCGTTCCTGAACTACCGGCCGTCGTTCGCGCCCACGCCGTTCCCGGCGGTGATCTGCACCTCGGTCAACGACGTGGTCGTCCACGGCATCCCGGACGGCTACCGGCTGCGGCCGGGCGACCTGGTGAGCGTCGACTGCGGGGCCCGGCTGGACGGCTGGACCGGGGACGCGGCGATCAGCTTCACCGTCGGCCCCGCCCGGCCCGGCGACGCCGAGCTGATCGACGCCACCGAGCGCGCGCTGCGGGCCGGCATCGCCGCGGCGACCCCGGGCGGGCGGCTCGGCGACATCGGCCACGCCGTGGGGGCGGTCGCCGACGAGCACGGCTACGGCATCCTGGCCGACTACGGCGGGCACGGCATCGGGCGGCACATGCACGAGGACCCGCACGTGCCCAACCGGGGCAGGCCCGGGCGCGGGCTGCCGCTGCGGCACGGCATGACGCTGGCCCTGGAGCCGATGTTCATGGCCGGCGGCCGGGACCGCTACCGGACCGCCCCCGACGGCTGGGCGCTGCTCACCGTGGACGGAAGCCGCGCCGCGCACGTGGAGCACACCGTGGCGATCACCGACGACGGCCCCCGCGTCCTGACCCTCCCCTGA
- a CDS encoding RidA family protein: MATYTTVPGLLSPPGYAHAAVVEAGERLAFMAGAVPLDVEGGLVGAGEPAAQARQVLANLETALRAVGSGLRHVVASTVYVATTRQEDLYAVWEVVRASELSAGPHTSTLLGVSLLGYPGQIVEITATAVVP; this comes from the coding sequence ATGGCCACTTATACGACCGTTCCGGGGCTGCTGTCGCCTCCGGGGTACGCGCATGCCGCTGTGGTGGAGGCGGGGGAGCGGCTGGCGTTCATGGCGGGAGCCGTGCCGTTGGATGTCGAGGGCGGGCTCGTGGGGGCGGGGGAACCTGCCGCGCAGGCCCGGCAGGTGCTGGCCAACCTGGAGACCGCCCTGCGCGCGGTCGGCAGCGGTCTGCGGCACGTCGTGGCCAGCACGGTGTACGTCGCCACCACCCGGCAGGAGGACCTGTACGCCGTCTGGGAGGTCGTCCGGGCGTCCGAGCTGTCGGCGGGGCCGCACACCTCCACGCTGCTCGGCGTGTCGCTGCTCGGCTATCCCGGCCAGATCGTCGAGATCACCGCCACCGCCGTGGTCCCATGA